ATTCCGTGTTTGATGGAATGGTGAACGATGTCGTTTAACAATTTCTCGCTTACTTCACCCCAGTCCGAACCTCGGTTTAGAACGCTGTCTTTTTCCAAGGATTGAGGTCTTGGAATTCCGAAAAAATGCTGAACATCGGGAATATTCGATTCTTCGTAAGTCATTCCGTAGGGGACGTGACCGATCACCGGCAAACCCTCTTTGTTCGCGGTTTCTACGATCGCTCGGATCATGGGAACGCTGAGATTCTCATATGATTTGATACAATCTGCGCCTTTTTTTTTGAGTTCGTAAACGGCTCTCTTCGCTTCCTCCGGAGAATTTACGACGATCGAATTCTTCCATCTCGGAATTCCCGAAGTTACGAACGCGTCGCAGGATACGATCTTTGGTCCGAAAAATTTTTCCTCTTCGATCCCTTTTCTTGCGTAGGGGACGGCCGTTCCATCGATGTCCCCCGCGATCCGTACACTCGTCACTCCGTGCGAAAGGTAGAGAAGAGAAAAATACGGGATCAAATCCAGCAGGTTGTGCGGAGGAAGGTGAGCGTGCATATCCACGATTCCAGGAGTGACGGTCATTCCGGAAAATTCCGCTTTGTTGTGGGGTCGATCTTTTTGAATTTTAAAGATCCGGTTGTTTCTAAATTCGAGACTGAGGTTTGAAACAATCTTACGATCCGGATCGAAGACACGAACCTGATCTAAAATAAAATCGGTTCTGGGATGTATCCCGATTTCAGGGTAGGACAAAGACCTCCATAGAATCAGAAGAAGGCCTGCGGCAACGCAGAGTAGGGCGATCAATATTTTTTGTTTCATAGACTTTCCGAGGTAAAGTTAAAAATGAGGAACCCTCATTAATTTTCTTAGTTCGATACTGAGGGATCCTCATGTTTTTGTCAACAATGATTTGGTTGAATGAAAAAAGAAAGAATACAGACTGGCAGAATGGACGGAGAGTCAATTTTGCTTACGAGGGCCAACCCGGTCCAAAAAAGAGCTCGTGAAAAACAGGAATCGATTTTGAATTCCGCAAAGGAATTGATTCTAAACGTAGGCCCGGATCGTTTTACGTTGCAGGAGATCGCGGACTATATCGGTTCCCCAATCGGGACGATCTATCGTTATTATTCCGGGAAACCGGCGATTTTAAGGGCAATCGCTCAAACACATCTGGATGCCCTTCGTTCGGATCTTGAAACGGAGCTCGGTCAATACCGGGAAAAAAAAACGGACGAGATTCAATTTCAAAGAGTGATCAAAAAAATTCTGGAACTTTTCGAAAGGGCCTATTCGAGCGATCCCGTTTTTCAGATCGTATGGAGCGGCTCCCAAGCATATCCCGCTCTGAGAGAATTGGATCTGGAAGATACGAAGAAGAATGCGGTGATTATCGCCGATTCGATCGAATGTTTCGTCCCTAAGATGAAAAAACAGAGATTGATTGATATTTGTATTCTGATTTGTGATTCTATCGGGAGCGCGTTGCGACTAACGTCGATGATGGAAGAGAAAGAAAAAAGAGGGGTTCTTCTCCAATTGCGCGGAATGATAACGAACCACCTCTACATGGCCTATAAAAGTTTCGGACCGGAAAAATAAAATCTTCTATTTTGTTTCAAGTCTCGGGGTTTTAAGAAGAATGTTCAAACCTCCGATTATGGAACCGAAGATCAAACTCGCGACGATCAACGGTATCAGGTGGGAATAGTTCCCAGGTATTACGACGAGCGCGATAAACCAAGGAAGATTCATAATTTCCGTAAAAATCAGAACGCTCCAAAATTTCGAAAACCCGGTTTCCGTGAGAGTTACGATCGTCCCGCAGGAAAACCAGAATAGAATCGATTGTATTAAAACCCAAGTTCCCACGTTCGGATCCGCGAGTCCGACTAATAGACCTTCCATAATTCCCGCTACGATTCCGATTAAAACAGCGTTTCTCCAACGAAGCTGATTTTGGTTCATAAAAAATCTCCTTTTCACTTTATGGAGAATTTTTCAACATCGTAAACGGTAAAATCAAATTCTTATCGAATCCGTATTTTATTGATCTAGAATATACGAAACTTTTAAAGTATCTTCCAAAACATGTCATATTTCTTTAAGGATGTTGACCTTTTTTTGACCTCTATTTCGCCGTACCAAAGAAGTCCTTTTCTAGGAATGAACAACGAGGAAAGGGGAGTGAAACGCAAACCTTTTCTTTTCATCCCGCGCAAACGGATTGCCCGATTTTGTTGTATCCGATGTTGAAAAGGAAATCCGAGAGGGAACTATGCAGAATCAGAGCACGGAGTCCAGACTCCTCCAAAATCAGGAATATTTTACGGAAGTTCGTTGGCAGGAGATCGATCAGAATCAACACGTAAACAATATCGTGATTCTAGGATATTTTGACGAAGCGAGGTTTCGTGCCATGGTTCAATCCGGCGTGGATATGAACCGTCTTCTCAAAGAGTTCACAATCAGTCCCGTGGTCACCAAAATCGAGTTGGAATACAAGAACGAGCTTACCTATCCGGAGAAAATTCGTATCGATTCTAAAATCAGATTCGACGGGAAGATAAAGGCCTTTCACGATCAATATGCGTATCGTCTTTCGGACGGAAAGCTTGTCGCGGTCTGCGTCGCTCATTGGTTCCTGATGGACATTCAAAAAAGAAAACCGGTCCCGCTTTCTCAAATCGGAATCGATTCCGTACATCCGGAGCTGTCCTCATTATATTAGAATTTTAGAATCTACTAAACTTCTTAAAAGAGCCTCTCCGATCTTCGTAAAAAAAGACAATTCTTACGGAAATCGGAAACTACAAGATTTTCCAACCCTTATCCTTTAGTTTCGTTTTGAAATGGGAAAATTCTTCCTTAATGGAAGCGACCGCCTTGAAGCCCGCCTCGATGCCTCGGTTCACGGAGCGTGTGAGTTTTTCCGCGCTCGTCGTTACCATGGATAACTCTTGGACCGTCGGCGCGACCACTTTGATTCGTACGTCTTTCGGCGGGTGTTTGATGATCTGCATCGCACGATTGTACATCGTATGATGAACCTTTGTGATCATGTGATGTAATCTTTTGTTGGACGGATAAGCAAGCCAACCTTCCAGTCTGGAAATCGGATTGGAAAACTCGTCCTGATTATTATTTAAGACAACCGTAATATCCTTATAACCTGCTTCGATCACCTTCTCAAGAGGAATCGGATCCGCGATCCCGCCGTCCCCGTAGAACTGACCGTCCAATTTCCATTTTCCGCGAGTCGCAATCGGAAGAGAAGTGGCGGCCTTGAGAAGGTTGAGCGCGTTAGACGCCGATGTCTTGATATACTCCGCTTGCAGTTTTGCCAGGTTGGTCACGACGACGTACAGAGGAGGCGCTTCTTTTTTATCGAAATTTTCGGAAGGAAGGCGGTATTTTTCCCCAAAGATATAATCGATGAGATATTCCTGATCCAGAAGGGTTTTGCCTTTGAGCGGATGAAAGAACGAGATGAATTTATTTCCGATAAGTTCCTTTTTCCAGATGTCGAGAATCTTCAGAGATTCTTCGTAACTTTGTTCGTAGCCGGTTGCATAATAAGCCGCGGAACAGGACCCGGAGGATACGCCGACGATAAGATCAAAATGAGTGGAAGGAATGTATTGGTGGAGCGCCGCGAGAACTCCGCCTGCGAACGAACCTTTCATTCCTCCACCAGCAACGATGAGGGCCGTGGATTTTTTTCCCGGTTTCGGAAGCAGGTGATTGGATCCGAGAAACGTTTCTTTTCCCGGAGTGAAATAGGAACTCATACGTTCAGCTTTCAAAAGAGAAGAATTCTTTCAATGAAGATATCGTGTTCTTTTATCGGAATTTGAAATTTCCGTTCTGAAAAAGGAAAATGCCATTCGTTCGATTCCTATCTTAAGCGTAGAATGGTGCTAAAAGGATGTCACACGGGATCGGTTCCTCGTGAAAAAAGGAGACCTCAGGATTTTGCGGAATTTCTAAATTCCTCTTCACTCGTTTTGGGAATCTGAATTCGAGTTGATCGACCATTTTTTCGGAATTAAATTGTAGAATGGATCGAAATCTTAGGACTGATCCCCAGGAAAAATGTAAAAATTCTCGTTCGAATTTTGATCGAAATATTACGAATGCGGAGCGTGAGGAAACCATGCGAAAGAATCTGATTTGTTCTCTTTTTCAAAATTGTCTTTGGCGGATATGGATCCTAACCTTTGCCGTCTCCCTTGGCGCGAGTGAAATCGTATCGCAGACAGGGGAAGAAAAGGCATTTGCAGAAAAAAAACAAACCCGCTTCGAACTTCTCATCAAAAGGCAAACCTATCGCTGGACTCCTTACGATTACACATCCTTCTCGGAACATTCTCCGATCGAAAGTTCGATCCGGACGGATTCCGTAAAACAAAATCAGAAGGTAATCGTACCCCTTGCGTTTCGATACGACAATTTGGAAAAGAATTTTAGAATCGAGATTTCCGCATACGAAGTCGAGTTGGCGAATGCAAATACGAATCGAATCCAAGCCGGCGAGGGCGGGATTCAGAGTCGGAGGACGTATTTTAATCCGATGATTCGTTCCGAATCTGAATTCAATTATTATAAAATTCTAAACTTGAATTCGGACTGGAAATTATACGTAGGCGGGGGAATTCGCAACATCAACAAATACAAATACGGCTATTTTCTCAGGGAAGGCGGTTATAAGGAATACTTTTATACGTATGGTCCTCAGCTTGCCTTCAATTCGGAATACAAACTCTGGAAAGAAGTTTCCATTCATTTGGGAATCGACCTCTTTTATACGGAAGGGAATCGATTTTATAAGGAACAAATGTTTCTTCCGGATTCAATCGTAGTTTCGAACGGAAACGCAGGAGTCAAAGGAATCTACCGAGGATACGAGATCGATCTTTCTTTGAGTTATCGAATTTTTGAAACCGTAAAATTCTTTGCAGGATACAATTCTATAAATTCTTATTTTAGTTATTTGGGATTTAGACAAACGGACTTTTTTATTGGAAATCCCCAGACAACTCCGTTCCCGGCGCAAGGACTCAGTGTTCCAACCATCTCCCATCGGATCCGTTCGGGAAATTATGAGATCCTGCAGGGGTTCTATCTGGGAGTTTCCGTTCGTTTTTAAGATTGAGCGAGTTTGATTTCGAAAGGCCGAAGTATCAAATTTTTCAGGCGTTGGTCCATCTCGCGTTTGTTTTTTTGTTATCTTATTAATACCGCAGTTTGGGACTTATAAGTCGAGTAGCATGCAACGAAATTTTCATTATTCTTTTATTATGCGTTTTGTTTCTCAATACAAACCCGTTGTGCCTATGTTCTTCATTTTTTGGAGCGTTTTTATTGGATTTACTTTAGAGGGACGACCGAAGGAGAATTTTGATGAATTGATCTATCCTTTTCAAAACCCTTCCATAAGAAGAGTTTTGGATTTGAGCCATTTCAGATTAGAAAAGATTTCCAAGAGGATTTCTATTTTTCGGAATCTGGAATGGCTTCAATTAAATGGAAATCAGCTCACGACCCTTTCCAAAGAGATCGGAAACCTTCGAAATTTGATAGGATTGTATTTAAATGAGAATCAATTGACTTCTCTGACAAAAGAACTCGGTCGATTGAAAAACCTACAAGAGCTTTATTTATATTATAATTACCTTACATATCTTCCGGAAGAAGTCGGGAATCTCGAAAGCTTACGGGAATTGTTATTGGATCATAATTCTCTTCGAGCGCTTCCGGCGAAAATCGGAAATCTAAAAAGCCTGAGGAAATTAGAGATATCGCATAACGTTCTTATTGAAATACCAAGAGAGATGGGACAACTTCGGAACTTACAAGAATTGAACTTGCTTTCGAATCAGCTCTCGGATCTTCCGAAGGAAATTGGACAATTGCTAAACTTGAAAAACCTATATTTGGACCAAAACTCAATCGTCATTCTTCCGAAAGAAATAGGTCGACTGCAGAATTTAGAAACTCTATCAATCTACGGAAATCTGCTCGAAGCTCTTTCGGAATAGATTGGACAATTGGTAAACTTAATAAATTTGTATTTGGACTATATTTCAATCGTCATTCTTCCGAAAGAAATCCGGCGACTGCAGAATTTAGAAACTCTATCAATCTACGGAAATCTGCTCGAAGCTCTTCCGGAAGAGATTGGACAATTGCAGAATCTAAAAGAATTGGATTTGTCAAATAATCAAATTTCTTCTCTTCCCAAGGAAATTGGACAACTTAAAAATCTACGAACTTTACATTTACGAAACAATCCGATCACCC
The sequence above is a segment of the Leptospira stimsonii genome. Coding sequences within it:
- a CDS encoding amidohydrolase family protein, with amino-acid sequence MKQKILIALLCVAAGLLLILWRSLSYPEIGIHPRTDFILDQVRVFDPDRKIVSNLSLEFRNNRIFKIQKDRPHNKAEFSGMTVTPGIVDMHAHLPPHNLLDLIPYFSLLYLSHGVTSVRIAGDIDGTAVPYARKGIEEEKFFGPKIVSCDAFVTSGIPRWKNSIVVNSPEEAKRAVYELKKKGADCIKSYENLSVPMIRAIVETANKEGLPVIGHVPYGMTYEESNIPDVQHFFGIPRPQSLEKDSVLNRGSDWGEVSEKLLNDIVHHSIKHGIANTPTLVASERLLLFTDYESARKDPAVSLMPRFYREVVWNPEIGIPAYRGIGKEYLKNHVQSALTKKKTLLRKLYQAGATLHLGSDAQQPFVVPGASLHQEMRLFREAGIPAMDVWKMATVDANRSIGNESSFSLMEGASPDLLIFKEDPTNDLTKTSSLYAVVSRGKLYLKKDLDFLVQEFQEQQSEFLFEQLSLFLGKLALEKQTKEFKH
- a CDS encoding TetR/AcrR family transcriptional regulator, with translation MKKERIQTGRMDGESILLTRANPVQKRAREKQESILNSAKELILNVGPDRFTLQEIADYIGSPIGTIYRYYSGKPAILRAIAQTHLDALRSDLETELGQYREKKTDEIQFQRVIKKILELFERAYSSDPVFQIVWSGSQAYPALRELDLEDTKKNAVIIADSIECFVPKMKKQRLIDICILICDSIGSALRLTSMMEEKEKRGVLLQLRGMITNHLYMAYKSFGPEK
- a CDS encoding acyl-CoA thioesterase; the protein is MQNQSTESRLLQNQEYFTEVRWQEIDQNQHVNNIVILGYFDEARFRAMVQSGVDMNRLLKEFTISPVVTKIELEYKNELTYPEKIRIDSKIRFDGKIKAFHDQYAYRLSDGKLVAVCVAHWFLMDIQKRKPVPLSQIGIDSVHPELSSLY
- a CDS encoding patatin-like phospholipase family protein; the encoded protein is MSSYFTPGKETFLGSNHLLPKPGKKSTALIVAGGGMKGSFAGGVLAALHQYIPSTHFDLIVGVSSGSCSAAYYATGYEQSYEESLKILDIWKKELIGNKFISFFHPLKGKTLLDQEYLIDYIFGEKYRLPSENFDKKEAPPLYVVVTNLAKLQAEYIKTSASNALNLLKAATSLPIATRGKWKLDGQFYGDGGIADPIPLEKVIEAGYKDITVVLNNNQDEFSNPISRLEGWLAYPSNKRLHHMITKVHHTMYNRAMQIIKHPPKDVRIKVVAPTVQELSMVTTSAEKLTRSVNRGIEAGFKAVASIKEEFSHFKTKLKDKGWKIL
- a CDS encoding LA_2444/LA_4059 family outer membrane protein, encoding MRKNLICSLFQNCLWRIWILTFAVSLGASEIVSQTGEEKAFAEKKQTRFELLIKRQTYRWTPYDYTSFSEHSPIESSIRTDSVKQNQKVIVPLAFRYDNLEKNFRIEISAYEVELANANTNRIQAGEGGIQSRRTYFNPMIRSESEFNYYKILNLNSDWKLYVGGGIRNINKYKYGYFLREGGYKEYFYTYGPQLAFNSEYKLWKEVSIHLGIDLFYTEGNRFYKEQMFLPDSIVVSNGNAGVKGIYRGYEIDLSLSYRIFETVKFFAGYNSINSYFSYLGFRQTDFFIGNPQTTPFPAQGLSVPTISHRIRSGNYEILQGFYLGVSVRF
- a CDS encoding leucine-rich repeat domain-containing protein; translated protein: MQRNFHYSFIMRFVSQYKPVVPMFFIFWSVFIGFTLEGRPKENFDELIYPFQNPSIRRVLDLSHFRLEKISKRISIFRNLEWLQLNGNQLTTLSKEIGNLRNLIGLYLNENQLTSLTKELGRLKNLQELYLYYNYLTYLPEEVGNLESLRELLLDHNSLRALPAKIGNLKSLRKLEISHNVLIEIPREMGQLRNLQELNLLSNQLSDLPKEIGQLLNLKNLYLDQNSIVILPKEIGRLQNLETLSIYGNLLEALSE
- a CDS encoding leucine-rich repeat domain-containing protein; the protein is MVNLINLYLDYISIVILPKEIRRLQNLETLSIYGNLLEALPEEIGQLQNLKELDLSNNQISSLPKEIGQLKNLRTLHLRNNPITHLPEELWQLQGLEELILNPDSFSEEERKKNAERLPKCRIYYISST